A single genomic interval of Zunongwangia sp. HGR-M22 harbors:
- a CDS encoding M16 family metallopeptidase, giving the protein MRDTRMMRKVNKYIGWFISIWMILGLVFPVESIAQVTKAKDNLIQGSLSNGLRYYIKSIPSETKLHMNLIVKAGSIVQDKNQYEVAHLLEHLSLRESEHFPNGIANSDSLLTAIGNRGIGRDFYAFTGYEEVSYTYNANVGNYQSMETGLIWFRDIAEGLKLSSKDIRIEKELVKQENALKSSAKSVNKSLLFQNVFPCMANKYEYDKKVDAVQLSDIKRFYKDYYQPQNLAIRIVGNVVEPEILINKIKLMFGELKNSNSKVKLEACSVIDPSGVSQFEVLERLVPLEVDDHRVSINLFYRDEPYKDKPISTQERIDRLKQKIIQELMAEAFQKEMASLREVYNPKFDFLIKGYSNFMNSPSLIWMEIMTDPEDVEYTLETVFDNINMFRSFGVSKEEWDVLKNRKLSMLKKKENAPLYYWEKEILNNFLHEELLVDGKETMIKYWLQKLSYRDFNSQIETFFGKKPKNMMIMVAKGHKKSIAKNYISNLIDNTLKEHKTSIRKNNEISEVLMSDSLKQSLEPKAYTQIQDSTKYNRYRLNNGLEVILVNDTTLKNKVEIHGFSPIGALSLPERDFYAASYAPRLVKHSGIGNFDKFQLEHLTNKYKGLNYYQYINPNETGIKVTANSRDIENLMQLIFLSVSKPRKDKAAFDDWKNSIAKSLLDPTYNLRGINFSNHIKEYMKTHDIAFHMGSTFVEQVQKLNLGRMLEAYSKLFLQSERFTYIIYGDYDEEIMLKLSQKYLGNLPVIPVKLKEINIYNRKDVMTLKSHEVEFQSFKPSDNIIFSTISFTEPKPFSWKENLKVQFLGNILLEKTFALRFDKDFALYDLIGGGFYDDVLHRYKLMTKMDCTQEEFEQVKEATGIIFKDLRAGKIENHLYTKVYQEIEKRISLASESPRSLNDFYQYYNKNYYQEDFLKKAEKLEFLQSLTIDEIKSFAEDFLKEEHLFKFTMY; this is encoded by the coding sequence ATGAGGGATACTAGAATGATGCGCAAAGTAAATAAATACATAGGTTGGTTTATTTCAATTTGGATGATACTAGGATTGGTTTTTCCGGTGGAGAGCATAGCCCAGGTGACCAAAGCTAAAGATAACCTTATTCAGGGAAGTCTATCCAATGGTTTACGGTATTATATAAAATCGATCCCTTCGGAAACTAAATTGCATATGAATCTTATAGTTAAAGCAGGATCGATAGTTCAAGATAAAAATCAGTACGAAGTAGCCCACCTTCTTGAACATTTGTCATTAAGGGAAAGTGAACATTTTCCGAATGGCATCGCAAATTCCGATAGTTTACTCACGGCAATAGGCAATCGAGGTATTGGACGAGATTTTTATGCTTTTACAGGCTATGAAGAGGTTTCCTATACATATAACGCAAATGTCGGAAATTATCAAAGTATGGAGACGGGACTCATCTGGTTTAGGGATATCGCAGAGGGATTGAAATTATCCTCAAAAGATATACGAATTGAGAAGGAATTAGTTAAGCAGGAAAATGCGCTTAAATCCTCCGCTAAATCGGTCAATAAATCTCTTTTGTTTCAGAATGTATTTCCTTGTATGGCCAATAAATATGAATATGATAAGAAAGTAGATGCTGTACAACTTAGTGACATTAAAAGGTTTTACAAGGATTATTATCAGCCACAAAACCTGGCCATAAGAATCGTAGGGAATGTGGTAGAACCGGAAATCCTTATTAACAAGATCAAACTCATGTTTGGGGAATTAAAAAACTCAAATTCCAAAGTAAAATTAGAAGCTTGCAGTGTTATTGATCCATCCGGAGTGTCACAATTTGAAGTTTTGGAACGCTTGGTACCCTTAGAGGTAGATGATCACAGGGTCAGCATAAACTTGTTTTATCGAGATGAGCCTTATAAGGATAAACCAATATCTACTCAGGAAAGGATCGATAGATTAAAACAGAAAATTATACAAGAATTAATGGCCGAAGCCTTCCAAAAGGAAATGGCATCTTTGAGAGAAGTATATAACCCGAAATTTGACTTTTTAATAAAGGGCTATTCTAATTTTATGAACTCACCATCACTGATCTGGATGGAGATTATGACAGATCCCGAGGATGTAGAATACACCTTGGAAACGGTATTTGACAACATAAATATGTTTAGATCTTTTGGGGTTTCAAAGGAAGAGTGGGATGTTCTTAAAAATCGAAAATTATCAATGCTCAAAAAGAAGGAAAATGCACCACTATATTATTGGGAAAAAGAAATCCTAAATAATTTCTTGCATGAGGAATTGCTTGTCGATGGAAAGGAAACAATGATTAAGTACTGGTTGCAAAAATTGTCATACAGGGATTTTAATTCCCAAATAGAAACTTTTTTTGGAAAGAAACCGAAGAATATGATGATTATGGTGGCTAAGGGGCACAAGAAATCTATTGCTAAAAATTATATATCAAACCTAATTGACAACACACTGAAAGAACATAAAACTTCAATTAGAAAAAACAATGAAATTTCTGAAGTTCTAATGTCCGATTCACTGAAACAAAGTTTAGAGCCAAAGGCATATACCCAAATTCAGGATTCCACGAAATATAATCGCTACAGGTTAAATAATGGATTAGAGGTTATCTTGGTTAACGATACCACGTTAAAAAACAAAGTTGAAATTCATGGCTTTAGCCCTATAGGAGCCTTAAGCTTGCCGGAGCGAGATTTTTACGCTGCTTCGTATGCCCCCAGATTGGTAAAACATTCCGGGATTGGAAATTTTGATAAATTTCAACTAGAGCATCTTACCAACAAATATAAGGGGTTAAATTACTACCAGTATATAAATCCCAATGAGACAGGCATAAAAGTTACAGCAAATAGTAGAGATATTGAAAATTTAATGCAACTGATTTTTTTATCCGTATCCAAACCACGTAAGGATAAAGCTGCATTTGACGATTGGAAGAACAGCATAGCAAAAAGCTTATTAGATCCTACATACAACCTGCGTGGAATTAACTTTTCAAATCATATTAAGGAATATATGAAAACCCACGATATCGCTTTCCATATGGGAAGTACTTTTGTAGAACAGGTACAAAAACTTAATTTGGGTAGAATGCTAGAAGCGTACAGCAAATTGTTTTTGCAAAGTGAGCGGTTCACCTACATCATTTACGGGGATTATGATGAAGAAATTATGCTAAAATTGTCACAGAAGTATTTGGGGAATTTACCGGTAATTCCTGTAAAATTAAAAGAAATTAATATTTACAATAGAAAGGATGTTATGACATTAAAAAGTCATGAAGTGGAATTTCAGTCCTTCAAGCCTAGTGATAATATAATATTTTCTACGATATCTTTTACTGAGCCTAAACCCTTCTCCTGGAAAGAAAACTTAAAAGTTCAATTTCTTGGGAATATCCTGCTAGAAAAGACTTTTGCGCTGAGATTCGATAAAGATTTCGCATTGTATGATCTTATAGGGGGTGGGTTTTATGATGACGTACTACACCGATATAAATTGATGACAAAAATGGATTGTACCCAGGAAGAATTTGAGCAGGTTAAAGAAGCTACCGGTATAATTTTTAAGGACTTACGGGCAGGAAAAATAGAAAATCATTTATATACGAAAGTATACCAGGAAATTGAAAAAAGAATCAGTTTAGCATCAGAAAGTCCGCGCTCATTAAACGATTTTTATCAGTATTATAACAAGAATTACTATCAAGAAGATTTTCTTAAAAAAGCGGAGAAACTTGAATTTCTGCAATCATTGACCATTGATGAAATTAAAAGCTTTGCTGAAGATTTTTTGAAGGAAGAACACCTATTTAAATTTACTATGTATTAA
- a CDS encoding DUF6520 family protein, giving the protein MKTKFLIPALAFVSAIGMSFTTANQQESDYIRVDDQWEAIPEINCSPQSNDCLVTRRGEGPFDVYDTMDLNSKKEGDGSITVLP; this is encoded by the coding sequence ATGAAAACCAAATTTTTAATCCCGGCACTAGCCTTTGTTAGTGCGATCGGAATGTCGTTTACAACAGCGAATCAGCAAGAAAGCGATTATATTCGTGTTGATGATCAATGGGAAGCTATTCCTGAAATTAATTGTTCGCCACAATCCAATGATTGTTTAGTGACAAGAAGGGGTGAAGGACCATTTGATGTTTATGATACCATGGATTTAAACTCCAAGAAAGAAGGAGACGGTAGCATTACTGTTTTACCTTAA
- a CDS encoding MauE/DoxX family redox-associated membrane protein: MSDNLLQHNDKDVKTGKAKLYQIFRGVLLFYFVVLLSYAGISKFIEGNSLYIALINAPLYLNKAAADLLKWWIPIIEILLAISISFKTTRRIGYLSIALLFIFLSLYAGWITWFLPNKPCSCGGLISLLSWKQHVVFNLVNLILSLVAWYITKRPVKVTTKKIQS; this comes from the coding sequence ATGAGCGACAATCTATTGCAGCACAATGACAAAGATGTTAAGACTGGGAAAGCAAAGCTTTATCAAATTTTCCGTGGTGTTTTATTATTCTATTTTGTTGTCTTGTTAAGTTATGCCGGTATCAGTAAATTTATTGAAGGTAACAGTCTATATATCGCACTGATCAATGCTCCATTATATCTTAATAAAGCAGCAGCCGATCTTTTAAAATGGTGGATACCGATCATAGAAATTTTACTAGCCATAAGTATAAGCTTTAAAACTACTCGAAGGATCGGCTATTTAAGTATTGCTTTATTATTTATTTTTCTAAGCCTTTATGCCGGCTGGATTACCTGGTTTTTACCCAACAAGCCCTGTAGTTGCGGGGGACTGATCTCCTTGTTGAGTTGGAAGCAACATGTGGTATTTAACCTGGTTAATCTTATACTAAGCTTAGTAGCCTGGTATATTACGAAACGACCGGTTAAGGTGACTACCAAAAAAATACAATCATAA
- a CDS encoding helix-turn-helix domain-containing protein, producing MPKRLFSDPRYHLLVEALLKASSGTFSYRLPISEKKDEIDTLSLLFNHASLYLAKMFRDLQTKSYQFIQPRLLIQIDHNHMIEGYIGNEDFLSKPDIESPHLPQYLSKSSRKKYKRCFKGVPKSTNQGFDFGILDFKSPAGLLLPLKVQVCKLNMWNQKNRYIITGYNPEEDIPEVNINSKHSIHSKALASPLALKVMESDSKNIYDYQLAQKLHRIIMDGLHHTIPSLPDIAFKAGASLSRIKRVFKEHYGKSILQYDMQKRLEGSLVILEGGGMSIKQIGNHFGFKTAAHFTQRFKRHFGVTPSQYRKDYFSGRN from the coding sequence ATGCCAAAGCGACTATTTTCAGACCCAAGATATCATCTATTGGTAGAAGCACTACTGAAAGCCTCTTCTGGAACATTCTCTTACAGACTTCCGATTTCAGAAAAGAAAGATGAGATTGATACACTATCATTACTCTTCAACCATGCAAGTTTATATCTGGCAAAAATGTTTAGAGATTTACAAACCAAATCATATCAATTCATACAACCACGTCTTCTCATCCAAATTGACCATAATCATATGATTGAAGGGTACATAGGAAATGAAGATTTTTTATCCAAGCCTGATATAGAATCGCCACACTTACCACAGTATTTAAGTAAATCCTCCCGGAAAAAATACAAACGTTGTTTTAAAGGAGTTCCGAAATCCACTAATCAGGGATTTGATTTTGGAATTTTAGATTTCAAAAGCCCAGCTGGTCTACTACTTCCATTAAAAGTACAGGTATGTAAACTTAACATGTGGAATCAGAAAAACCGATATATCATCACAGGCTACAATCCTGAAGAGGATATCCCTGAAGTCAATATTAATTCAAAACATTCCATCCATTCCAAAGCGCTAGCTTCTCCCCTTGCTCTAAAGGTCATGGAAAGTGATTCTAAGAATATTTATGACTACCAGTTGGCTCAAAAATTACATCGTATTATTATGGATGGATTGCATCATACCATCCCTTCACTACCCGATATAGCATTTAAAGCCGGAGCCAGTCTTAGTAGAATCAAACGAGTTTTTAAAGAACATTACGGTAAATCGATTCTTCAATATGACATGCAAAAACGTTTAGAAGGAAGCCTGGTCATACTTGAAGGAGGAGGAATGAGTATTAAACAAATAGGGAATCATTTTGGGTTTAAGACCGCCGCCCATTTCACTCAGCGCTTTAAACGACATTTTGGAGTTACTCCATCTCAATATCGGAAAGATTACTTCAGCGGAAGAAATTAA
- a CDS encoding DUF7793 family protein yields MRKETKYTEMWINDGILYFKYKPIPEINLRKAKVIVAQRLLFQNEKLYPILCDMRKIGNITDEAMSFLASDGTVMIKALAIIAHSSYEHYMGKIFIDFHHPHIPTKLCFKQHEAIEFLKPFR; encoded by the coding sequence ATGCGGAAGGAGACGAAGTATACGGAAATGTGGATTAATGATGGAATTTTATATTTTAAATACAAACCGATTCCAGAAATTAATCTCCGAAAAGCAAAGGTTATTGTTGCTCAAAGATTGTTGTTTCAGAATGAAAAACTATATCCTATTTTATGCGATATGCGCAAAATAGGTAACATCACCGATGAGGCCATGTCATTTTTAGCCAGTGATGGCACTGTGATGATAAAAGCTTTAGCCATTATTGCACACTCCTCTTATGAGCATTATATGGGGAAAATTTTTATCGATTTTCATCACCCCCATATTCCTACCAAGTTATGTTTCAAGCAGCATGAAGCAATAGAATTTCTTAAGCCTTTTAGGTAA